A genome region from Pseudomonas helmanticensis includes the following:
- a CDS encoding glycosyltransferase produces MIGILIPAHNEEDLLDDCLSAAMRASRHGLLAGERVEVLVVLDSCTDRSAQIVSRYPVQSLHIEARNVGQARAAGAQVLLERGARWISCSDADSRVADDWLVAQLGLGADAVCGTVTVERWHESFNEAAQIRYHSHYQARDGHRHIHGANLGISADAYRWAGGFPPLVCDEDVQLVRQLELSGADIAWSHRPRVHTSARLDSRARGGFGDYLRNLAQL; encoded by the coding sequence ATGATCGGCATCCTGATTCCGGCGCACAACGAGGAGGACCTGCTCGACGATTGCCTGAGCGCAGCGATGCGCGCCAGCCGGCACGGGCTGCTCGCCGGTGAGCGCGTCGAAGTGCTGGTGGTGCTCGACAGTTGCACCGATCGCTCGGCGCAGATTGTCAGCCGCTACCCGGTGCAGAGCCTGCACATCGAGGCGCGCAACGTTGGCCAGGCGCGTGCCGCCGGGGCGCAGGTTCTGCTGGAGCGCGGCGCTCGCTGGATCTCCTGCTCGGATGCCGACAGCCGCGTCGCCGACGATTGGCTGGTGGCACAGCTGGGCTTGGGCGCGGACGCAGTATGTGGCACGGTGACGGTCGAACGCTGGCACGAGTCATTCAACGAAGCCGCGCAAATCCGTTATCACAGCCACTATCAGGCCCGCGATGGCCATCGACACATTCACGGCGCCAACCTCGGGATCAGCGCCGATGCCTATCGTTGGGCCGGAGGCTTTCCGCCGCTGGTGTGCGATGAGGATGTGCAGTTGGTCCGGCAACTGGAATTGTCCGGCGCCGACATCGCCTGGAGCCATCGGCCGAGAGTGCATACCAGCGCGCGACTGGACAGTCGCGCCCGTGGCGGATTTGGCGACTACTTGCGAAATCTGGCACAGCTTTGA
- a CDS encoding PIG-L deacetylase family protein translates to MKPLFLSESPNGQIWNSAAQLDNIPVIATQSLVPLGARAVVIAPHPGDEVVTCGGLLQLLASLGHPLQLLSITDGSASHPGSRQWSEKRLSVFRPQESVEALRRLGLPMHSLKWVRGGFTDNALQDQERQLTDFIGRYLRPGDVVFSTWREDSNDDHEVVGRASAKAAELAGASFHDVPVWAWHWPERDHTLIPWQRARKLRLDTWTVARKSHATHAYASQLKGEPAIGIAPMLPPVILERMRLPYEIVFL, encoded by the coding sequence ATGAAACCGTTATTCCTCAGTGAAAGCCCGAACGGGCAAATCTGGAACAGCGCTGCACAACTCGACAACATTCCGGTCATCGCCACGCAAAGCCTGGTGCCTCTCGGCGCGCGCGCCGTGGTCATCGCGCCGCATCCCGGCGATGAAGTGGTGACTTGCGGCGGCCTTCTGCAACTGCTCGCCAGCCTCGGCCACCCGTTGCAACTGCTGTCGATCACCGACGGCAGCGCCAGCCATCCCGGTTCACGCCAATGGTCGGAGAAGCGCCTGAGCGTGTTCCGCCCGCAGGAAAGCGTCGAAGCCCTGCGGCGCCTGGGCTTGCCGATGCACAGTTTGAAGTGGGTACGCGGCGGTTTCACCGATAACGCGCTGCAGGATCAGGAACGGCAACTGACCGACTTCATCGGCCGCTACCTGCGCCCCGGTGACGTGGTATTCAGCACCTGGCGCGAGGACAGTAACGACGACCATGAAGTGGTCGGCCGCGCCAGTGCCAAAGCCGCCGAACTCGCCGGCGCCAGTTTTCACGACGTACCGGTCTGGGCCTGGCACTGGCCGGAACGCGATCACACGCTGATCCCCTGGCAGCGTGCACGCAAACTGCGCCTCGACACCTGGACCGTCGCCCGCAAGAGCCACGCCACCCACGCCTACGCCAGCCAGCTCAAGGGCGAACCGGCCATCGGCATTGCGCCAATGTTGCCGCCGGTGATCCTCGAGCGCATGCGCCTGCCGTACGAAATTGTCTTCCTCTGA
- a CDS encoding endonuclease/exonuclease/phosphatase family protein, translating into MSSDPKRHAVDAPVIHRLRVLTVNTHKGFTALNRRFILPELREAVRSTSADLVFLQEVVGEHERHSSRYNEWPQTSQYEFLADSMWSDFAYGRNAVYPDGHHGNALLSKYPIREYRNLDVSITGPERRGLLHCVLDVPGHAEVHAICVHLSLLESHRQLQLQLLCQLLESLPDDAPVIIAGDFNDWQLQGNAALARRDYLHEAFERHHGRPAKTYPARFPLLRLDRIYLRNASSHDPQILGNKPWTHLSDHLPLAVEVHL; encoded by the coding sequence GTGTCCAGCGATCCCAAGCGTCACGCGGTCGACGCGCCAGTGATTCATCGTCTGCGGGTGCTGACGGTCAACACCCACAAGGGTTTTACCGCGCTGAATCGGCGCTTCATTCTTCCAGAGTTGCGTGAAGCGGTGCGCAGCACCTCGGCCGATCTAGTGTTCTTGCAAGAAGTAGTGGGTGAACACGAGCGTCATTCCAGCCGCTACAACGAATGGCCGCAAACCTCGCAATACGAATTTCTCGCCGACAGCATGTGGAGCGACTTCGCCTACGGACGCAACGCCGTCTACCCCGACGGTCACCACGGCAACGCCCTGCTGTCGAAATACCCGATCCGCGAATACCGCAACCTCGATGTGTCGATCACCGGCCCCGAACGGCGTGGCCTGCTGCACTGCGTGCTCGACGTCCCGGGACATGCCGAAGTGCATGCGATCTGCGTGCATTTGAGTCTGCTCGAAAGTCATCGGCAATTGCAGTTGCAACTGCTCTGCCAGTTGCTCGAATCGCTGCCCGACGACGCCCCGGTGATCATCGCCGGCGACTTCAACGACTGGCAGCTTCAGGGCAACGCCGCCCTCGCCCGGCGCGATTACTTGCACGAAGCGTTCGAGCGCCATCACGGGCGACCGGCGAAGACGTACCCGGCGCGGTTTCCGTTGCTGCGGCTGGACCGCATCTACCTGCGCAATGCCAGCAGCCATGACCCGCAAATCCTCGGCAACAAGCCGTGGACGCATCTGTCCGATCACTTGCCGCTGGCGGTGGAAGTGCATTTGTAA
- a CDS encoding autotransporter outer membrane beta-barrel domain-containing protein, whose protein sequence is MTRYRHLWALPHLLLPASLLLLGSSPATAACTLVAGPGNDNFTCDSGSSGPLTDLAGNNSLTLPANGTGQINGNVTFGAGTDRVEVNSGVITGAVSQGNGIDDFVMSGGSIGSLAQGDSRDTFLMTGGTIVGAFEDGDVARMTGGTIGRVDMKLDNNIFDMSGGQILGNLVTGFGTDTIIVSGGRIGGNISVSGGNDSITVTGGEIVGEIRASVGDDRFVWDGGGVIRSAVLLDVGNDTATLRNLDDSLLTLTPSVDGGVGNDVLTFDNTRTALPARFTNWETVNLSNAAQLDLGSASLVLGDAGTGTGVLNIDASSSLYSTQGAVSPAVAGQAVTLNNAGVIDLTRGNSRADDTLTVQGNYVGNNGQLLLQSVVAGDDSPSDKLVVNNGSLSGATVISVSNLGGAGGLTQANGIQLVQAQGSTVSSNNAFTLNGPISAGAYDYYLFKGGVTAGTENSWYLRSAVVAPQVVAVPNPDPRLPPILVPVVAVPVAAIAPAGSPPLPVLPAAVAGAEPIPLYRPEVPTWSVLPPAAAQLTLNALGTFHDRQGDQRLLNETGAFGAGWGRVYGKNFDQRWAGTVTPRLDGSLNGFQVGNDLYSSLTAGGQTQRLGFFVGHSRLQGDVDGFNEGFENNSAGEIKLEGDSYGVYWTLVDPYGWYIDTVVMGTRFDGDNRSDRGVKLDNRGHALTLSAEAGYPFPINDTWVVEPQTQVIHQKISLDSQDDGISRVSFDSDGAWTGRLGARLKGRYQVSGLPVEPYLRANLWHTFSGTDSVTFGDTDVISSEQKSSTADIGLGVIVTLDRAVSVYASTDYSRNIDSNDLRGVAGTLGVRISW, encoded by the coding sequence ATGACGCGCTACCGTCATCTGTGGGCTTTGCCGCACCTGCTGCTGCCCGCCTCGCTTCTGCTGCTCGGCAGCTCACCCGCCACGGCGGCCTGTACGCTAGTCGCTGGCCCCGGCAATGACAACTTTACCTGCGACAGCGGCAGCAGCGGCCCGCTGACCGACCTCGCGGGCAATAACAGCCTCACCTTGCCGGCCAATGGCACCGGGCAAATCAACGGCAATGTGACGTTCGGCGCCGGCACTGACCGGGTCGAGGTCAACTCAGGGGTGATCACGGGCGCCGTCAGCCAGGGCAACGGCATCGACGACTTTGTCATGAGCGGCGGTTCGATCGGCTCTCTGGCGCAGGGCGACAGCCGCGACACCTTCCTGATGACCGGCGGCACCATCGTTGGCGCTTTCGAGGATGGCGATGTTGCACGCATGACCGGTGGCACCATCGGCCGCGTCGACATGAAGCTCGATAACAATATTTTCGACATGTCCGGCGGGCAGATTCTCGGCAATCTGGTCACCGGATTCGGCACCGACACCATCATCGTTTCCGGCGGGCGCATCGGTGGCAACATCAGCGTCAGCGGCGGCAACGACAGCATCACCGTGACCGGCGGCGAAATCGTCGGCGAGATCCGCGCCAGCGTCGGCGATGACCGGTTTGTCTGGGACGGCGGCGGGGTCATTCGTTCGGCGGTTCTGCTCGATGTTGGCAATGACACCGCAACGCTGCGTAATCTCGACGACAGTCTTCTCACGCTGACGCCGAGCGTCGATGGCGGTGTCGGCAACGACGTACTGACCTTCGACAACACGCGCACGGCGCTTCCCGCGCGCTTCACCAACTGGGAAACGGTCAACCTGAGCAATGCCGCGCAACTCGACCTCGGTTCCGCCAGCCTGGTGCTGGGCGACGCCGGCACGGGCACGGGCGTGCTGAACATCGATGCAAGCAGTTCGCTGTATTCGACCCAGGGCGCAGTGTCCCCCGCCGTGGCCGGGCAGGCAGTGACCTTGAACAACGCAGGCGTCATCGATCTCACCCGTGGCAACAGCCGCGCCGATGACACGCTGACCGTGCAAGGCAACTATGTCGGCAACAATGGCCAGTTGTTGCTGCAGAGCGTCGTCGCTGGCGATGACTCACCGAGTGACAAACTGGTGGTCAACAATGGCAGCCTCAGCGGTGCGACGGTGATCAGCGTGAGCAATCTCGGCGGCGCGGGTGGGCTGACCCAGGCCAATGGCATTCAACTGGTGCAGGCCCAAGGCAGCACGGTCAGCAGCAATAACGCCTTTACCCTCAATGGCCCGATTTCCGCCGGCGCCTACGATTACTACCTGTTCAAGGGCGGCGTCACTGCCGGCACCGAGAACAGCTGGTACCTGCGCTCTGCCGTGGTCGCGCCGCAAGTGGTTGCCGTGCCAAACCCCGACCCGAGGCTGCCACCGATTCTGGTACCGGTGGTTGCCGTGCCGGTTGCGGCCATCGCCCCGGCTGGCAGCCCGCCGTTACCGGTGTTGCCTGCCGCCGTGGCTGGGGCCGAGCCGATTCCGTTGTACCGTCCGGAAGTGCCGACCTGGTCGGTGTTGCCCCCCGCCGCCGCGCAACTCACGCTGAATGCACTGGGCACGTTCCACGACCGTCAGGGCGACCAACGCCTGCTCAATGAGACCGGGGCGTTCGGCGCCGGATGGGGCCGGGTCTATGGGAAGAACTTCGATCAGCGTTGGGCCGGCACCGTCACGCCGCGCCTGGACGGCTCGCTCAATGGCTTTCAGGTCGGCAATGATCTGTACAGCTCGCTGACCGCCGGTGGGCAGACGCAACGCCTCGGTTTCTTCGTCGGCCACAGTCGTTTGCAAGGCGACGTCGATGGATTCAATGAAGGCTTCGAGAACAACAGCGCCGGCGAAATCAAACTCGAAGGCGACAGCTACGGCGTGTACTGGACCTTGGTCGATCCGTATGGCTGGTACATCGACACCGTAGTGATGGGCACCCGATTCGATGGCGACAACCGCTCCGACCGTGGCGTCAAACTGGACAACCGCGGGCATGCACTGACGCTGTCGGCAGAGGCCGGCTATCCGTTCCCCATCAACGACACGTGGGTAGTCGAACCGCAGACTCAGGTCATCCACCAGAAAATCTCCCTCGACAGCCAGGACGACGGCATCTCGCGGGTCTCGTTCGACTCCGACGGCGCCTGGACCGGACGCCTCGGCGCACGGCTCAAGGGTCGCTATCAGGTCAGTGGTCTACCAGTGGAACCGTATCTGCGGGCTAACCTGTGGCACACCTTTTCCGGTACCGACTCGGTGACATTCGGCGACACAGATGTCATCAGCAGCGAACAGAAATCTTCCACGGCCGATATCGGCCTCGGCGTCATAGTGACACTCGACCGTGCCGTGAGCGTGTACGCGAGTACCGATTACAGCCGCAATATTGACAGTAATGACCTGCGTGGCGTGGCCGGCACTCTCGGCGTGCGCATCAGTTGGTAG
- a CDS encoding autotransporter domain-containing protein: MKISFTPHEIKITFCTVSSSILLCSSMEAQAGPAADETTPWYRADVPVMTLPATVITPDQQRFSPRPDLRGANLITEDLAPGAWDQLYGRSARQAQTDVLSSGFATPGSGEFKGPAVLTLQSGSGHTQTIGLIGGLNQIQANGNGLLTSRALDDPTTDTLNLQGQSLGAYYSLTGAQGWHVDLSASGGRVSGFSRNEQGARQATEGSAMTFSVEGGFPIGLSENWVVEPQAQLINQRITLDTPYAGSGNASSTDLSAWSGRVGARLKGSYDLNGLPVEPYVRTNLWHTVYTGNTVTLDQVDKISSSRKSSTVELGLGLVARMTPSVSLYVSADYSSDVDDNDLNGLIGSLGVRMRW, from the coding sequence ATGAAAATTTCATTCACCCCACACGAGATCAAAATCACTTTCTGCACAGTGTCGAGTTCCATCTTGCTGTGCTCATCCATGGAGGCGCAGGCCGGCCCTGCGGCGGATGAAACCACGCCGTGGTATCGCGCGGACGTACCGGTGATGACCTTGCCCGCCACGGTCATCACCCCCGATCAGCAGCGCTTCAGCCCGCGGCCCGACCTGCGCGGCGCCAACCTGATCACTGAAGATCTCGCCCCCGGCGCCTGGGACCAGCTCTACGGCCGCAGCGCCCGGCAAGCGCAAACCGACGTGTTGTCTTCGGGTTTTGCCACACCCGGCAGCGGCGAGTTCAAAGGCCCCGCCGTCCTGACTCTGCAAAGCGGCAGCGGCCATACCCAGACCATCGGCCTGATCGGCGGCCTCAATCAGATTCAAGCCAACGGCAACGGCTTGCTCACCAGTCGCGCCCTCGACGACCCGACCACCGACACCCTCAACCTGCAAGGCCAGAGCCTCGGCGCCTATTACAGCCTGACCGGCGCCCAAGGCTGGCACGTCGATCTGTCGGCCAGCGGCGGCCGCGTCAGCGGTTTCAGTCGCAACGAACAAGGCGCGCGGCAAGCCACCGAAGGCAGCGCGATGACCTTCTCGGTCGAAGGCGGCTTCCCGATTGGCTTGAGTGAAAACTGGGTGGTCGAACCGCAGGCACAATTGATCAACCAGCGCATCACGCTCGACACGCCCTATGCCGGTTCCGGCAATGCCTCATCGACGGATCTCAGCGCCTGGAGCGGTCGCGTCGGCGCCCGTTTGAAAGGCAGTTACGATTTGAATGGCCTGCCGGTCGAACCCTATGTGCGCACCAACCTCTGGCACACGGTGTACACCGGCAACACGGTGACACTGGATCAGGTCGACAAGATCAGCAGCAGCCGCAAATCCTCGACAGTGGAGTTGGGCTTGGGCCTGGTGGCGCGGATGACGCCTTCAGTGAGTTTGTATGTCAGCGCCGATTACAGCAGCGATGTCGATGACAATGATTTGAATGGTCTGATCGGCAGCCTTGGCGTGCGGATGCGTTGGTAG
- the glgB gene encoding 1,4-alpha-glucan branching protein GlgB codes for MSFSNKEQGQVKEALLPSAKDIDALVRAEHQDPFSILGPHGDGAGGQFIRAYLPGALSVVVLDKDSGEERGPLQQAETPGLFVGHFEQARPYQLRTRWAGGEQVAEDPYSFGQLLGEMDLYLFAEGNHRDLSACLGAQLKTVDGVDGVRFAVWAPNARRVSVVGDFNVWDGRRHPMRLRHPSGVWELFIPRLQAGELYKYEILGAHGILPLKADPMALATSLPPDTASKVAEPLQIDWQDHDWMNSRRERQKHSAPLSIYELHAGSWQCELDDLGEVARQYSWPELAERLIPYVKELGFTHIELMPIMEHPFGGSWGYQLLSQFAPSARYGSPAQFAEFVDACHRAEIGVILDWVPAHFPTDTHGLAQFDGTALYEYGNPLEGFHQDWDTLIYNLGRTEVHGYMLASGLHWLKHFHVDGLRVDAVASMLYRDYSRKAGEWVPNRHGGRENLEAIDFLRHLNDVVELEAPGALVIAEESTAWPGVSQSTQQGGLGFAYKWNMGWMHDSLHYIQQDPVYRAHHHNELSFGLVYAWSERFILPISHDEVVHGKHSLIDKMPGDRWQKFANLRAYLSFMWTHPGKKLLFMGCEFGQWREWNHDQQLDWYLLQYSEHKGVQKLVGDLNRLYREEPALHDQDDAPQGFQWLIGDDAINSVYAWLRWSKDGKPVVVVANFTPVPRQSYRVGVPFAGRWTELLNSDAGIYAGSNYGNGGGAQTEEVPSHGQALSLELNLPPLAVLILKPEG; via the coding sequence ATGAGTTTCTCGAACAAGGAACAGGGACAGGTCAAAGAAGCATTGCTGCCCTCGGCGAAAGATATCGATGCCTTGGTGCGTGCTGAACACCAGGACCCTTTTTCCATTCTTGGCCCGCACGGCGATGGCGCTGGCGGGCAATTCATTCGCGCCTATCTTCCGGGTGCGTTGAGCGTTGTCGTGCTGGACAAAGACAGCGGCGAAGAACGCGGTCCGCTGCAACAGGCGGAAACGCCGGGGTTGTTTGTCGGTCATTTCGAGCAGGCGCGACCGTATCAGTTGCGCACGCGCTGGGCCGGTGGCGAGCAGGTGGCAGAAGACCCGTATAGCTTCGGCCAGTTGCTCGGTGAAATGGATTTGTATCTATTCGCCGAGGGCAATCACCGCGACCTCAGCGCTTGCCTCGGCGCGCAGTTGAAAACCGTCGATGGCGTCGACGGCGTGCGGTTCGCCGTGTGGGCGCCGAATGCCCGGCGCGTGTCGGTGGTCGGGGATTTCAACGTCTGGGACGGCCGTCGCCATCCGATGCGCCTGCGGCATCCGTCCGGGGTCTGGGAGTTGTTCATTCCACGGCTGCAAGCGGGCGAGTTGTACAAATACGAAATCCTCGGCGCCCACGGGATTCTGCCGCTGAAGGCCGACCCGATGGCGCTGGCCACCAGCCTGCCGCCGGATACCGCGTCGAAAGTCGCCGAGCCGCTGCAGATCGACTGGCAGGATCACGACTGGATGAACAGTCGCCGCGAGCGCCAGAAGCATTCAGCACCGCTGTCGATCTACGAATTGCACGCCGGTTCGTGGCAATGCGAGCTGGATGATCTCGGCGAAGTGGCGCGCCAGTACAGCTGGCCAGAACTGGCGGAACGGCTGATTCCCTATGTGAAGGAACTCGGTTTCACCCACATCGAACTGATGCCGATCATGGAACACCCGTTCGGTGGTTCCTGGGGTTATCAGTTGCTTTCGCAATTCGCGCCGAGCGCGCGGTATGGCTCGCCGGCGCAGTTCGCCGAATTCGTCGACGCCTGCCACCGGGCCGAAATCGGCGTGATCCTCGACTGGGTACCCGCGCATTTCCCCACCGACACCCACGGGCTGGCGCAATTCGACGGCACGGCGTTGTACGAATACGGCAACCCGCTGGAAGGCTTTCATCAGGACTGGGACACGCTGATCTATAACCTCGGGCGCACCGAAGTGCACGGTTACATGCTCGCTTCCGGGCTGCACTGGTTGAAGCATTTCCACGTCGACGGCCTGCGCGTCGATGCCGTGGCTTCGATGCTCTATCGCGACTATTCGCGCAAGGCTGGCGAGTGGGTGCCGAACCGTCATGGTGGGCGCGAGAATCTCGAAGCCATCGATTTCTTGCGGCACTTGAACGACGTCGTCGAGCTGGAAGCGCCGGGTGCGCTGGTCATCGCTGAAGAATCCACCGCGTGGCCGGGTGTCAGCCAAAGCACTCAGCAGGGCGGTCTGGGGTTCGCCTACAAGTGGAACATGGGCTGGATGCACGATTCGCTGCACTACATTCAGCAGGATCCGGTGTACCGCGCGCATCATCACAATGAACTGAGTTTTGGCCTGGTCTACGCCTGGTCCGAGCGTTTTATCCTGCCGATCTCCCACGACGAAGTGGTGCACGGCAAGCATTCGCTGATCGACAAGATGCCCGGCGATCGCTGGCAGAAATTTGCCAACCTGCGCGCTTACCTGAGCTTCATGTGGACGCATCCGGGCAAGAAGTTGTTGTTCATGGGCTGCGAGTTTGGCCAGTGGCGCGAGTGGAATCACGATCAGCAGCTGGATTGGTATCTGCTGCAGTATTCCGAGCACAAGGGCGTACAGAAACTGGTTGGCGACCTTAACCGGCTGTACCGCGAGGAGCCAGCGCTGCACGATCAGGATGACGCGCCGCAGGGGTTCCAGTGGTTGATTGGCGATGATGCGATCAACAGCGTTTACGCCTGGCTGCGCTGGAGCAAGGACGGTAAACCGGTGGTGGTCGTGGCCAACTTTACCCCGGTGCCGCGTCAGTCGTATCGCGTCGGTGTGCCGTTTGCCGGGCGCTGGACCGAGTTGCTCAACAGCGATGCAGGGATTTATGCCGGGTCGAATTATGGCAACGGCGGCGGGGCGCAGACCGAAGAAGTGCCGAGCCATGGGCAGGCGTTGTCGCTGGAGCTGAATCTGCCACCGCTGGCGGTGTTGATCCTCAAACCAGAGGGTTGA